In Silene latifolia isolate original U9 population chromosome X, ASM4854445v1, whole genome shotgun sequence, the following proteins share a genomic window:
- the LOC141622418 gene encoding protein SMALL AUXIN UP-REGULATED RNA 12-like, which produces MTKGMTWLTSLLKIPGKDGLWELGGVWNFFVNNKKEEKLSSKRSRRLLATPVGPVTEIFRKCSSFQKDDEKTASEDVHVTKGHFVVYVGENRTRYVIPISWLSHPKFQYLLQLAAEEYGFRHASGITIPCDEVIFLSLAASIGEGKKDNCL; this is translated from the exons ATGACAAAAGGAATGACCTGGTTAACGAGTTTGCTCAAAATCCCTGGTAAAGATGGGCTATGGGAACTTGGCGGTGTGTGGAATTTTTTCGTTAATAATAAAAAG GAAGAAAAACTTTCTTCAAAGCGATCCCGGAGATTACTGGCAACACCCGTTGGTCCAGTGACAGAGATATTCCGAAAGTGTTCAAGCTTTCAAAAAGACGATGAGAAAACAGCTTCAGAAGATGTGCATGTAACCAAAGGCCACTTTGTTGTATATGTTGGAGAAAACAGGACGAGATATGTAATTCCTATTTCATGGTTGTCTCACCCGAAATTTCAGTATCTACTTCAGTTGGCTGCAGAGGAGTATGGCTTTCGACATGCTAGTGGTATCACCATTCCTTGTGATGAAGTTATTTTCCTGTCTCTTGCGGCTTCCATTGGGGAAGGAAAGAAAGATAATTGCTTGTAA
- the LOC141622379 gene encoding uncharacterized protein LOC141622379, which produces MAAEGHDDLAELRSRLSERDALWKTEMDRCTSQVEALHERYIEIKASIEGSEELEELDMLWTRVKTASTLMTYLKARARTMAVPHLAQASCGIKQLEGIGLVDKEGIPLSSWSKSIDLSSVDEINSGSIDQNALGDDKGRTFVGNLLNSVYMVTNVMEALVKRVIIAESETAIEKEKVSFSQEEIKRKENQLDSMSLKLEEMERFAFGTNCILNEMRQRVEDLVEETSRQRQRAAENEQELTRVKRDFESLKSYVSSLISVRETLISSEKQFQTIEKLFERLVAKTTQLEGEKMQKETEVQKLMEENVRLHALLDKKEAQLLAMNEQCKVMALSSSNI; this is translated from the exons ATGGCAGCAGAGGGACACGATGACCTAGCTGAATTGAGGTCTCGGCTAAGTGAAAGAGATGCATTGTGGAAGACTGAGATGGATCGATGTACATCCCAAGTAGAGGCATTGCATGAGAGATATATCGAGATTAAAGCCTCCATTGAGGGGTCGGAGGAATTGGAGGAGTTAGATATGTTATGGACGAGAGTGAAAACTGCATCTACACTAATGACTTATTTAAAAGCTAGAGCAAGAACAATGGCGGTCCCACACTTAGCGCAAGCATCATGTGGGATAAAACAATTGGAAGGGATAGGGCTAGTTGACAAGGAAGGAATTCCATTGTCTAGTTGGTCCAAAAGTATTGATCTTTCTTCTGTAGATGAAATAAATAGTGGATCAATTGACCAAAATGCCCTTGGTGATGACAAAGGAAGAACTTTCGTAGGAAATTTACTCAACTCGGTTTACATGGTCACAAATGTGATGGAAGCCCTAGTTAAAAGGGTGATCATTGCCGAGTCTGAAACAGCTATTGAGAAGGAGAAAGTGAGTTTTAGTCAAGAagaaataaagagaaaagaaaatcAGCTTGATAGTATGTCCTTGAAGCTGGAGGAAATGGAAAGGTTTGCTTTCGGAACGAACTGTATTTTAAATGAGATGCGACAGCGAGTTGAAGACTTAGTTGAGGAGACATCCAGGCAAAGGCAACGAGCTGCAGAGAATGAGCAGGAACTAACTCGGGTGAAGCGTGATTTTGAGTCTTTGAAGTCGTATGTGAGTAGCCTTATAAGTGTCAGAGAAACACTTATATCTTCCGAGAAGCAATTCCAGACTATTGAGAAGCTGTTTGAAAG GCTAGTCGCTAAAACAACTCAATTGGAAGGGGAGAAGATGCAGAAAGAGACGGAAGTGCAGAAGCTGATGGAAGAAAATGTGAGGTTACATGCTTTACTCGACAAGAAAGAAGCGCAACTATTGGCGATGAATGAACAGTGTAAGGTTATGGCTCTAAGTTCCTCTAATATCTAG